A genomic segment from Flavobacterium sp. 9R encodes:
- a CDS encoding lipopolysaccharide biosynthesis protein, with protein MKTLKKIVREDNFLSLTGNLVIAVLGIAGFALLARSLSLDVFGQWVLFITGGSFVEMFRFGITNNGLIRFLSGADASSRMELIGSNALIGLVATLAIALILIVCYVLFNDVISASGYHLFFKWYPLLAFLNLPWNNALVVLQADRAYGKILLLKSVNSGLFFLVILTNFFLELLTLDELVMAMLIINALTSFISIVLGWDGTKNIFKANKKTNSTLLNFGKYTTFTLIGTNLLRSADTIIISLSPLGSAAVALYSIPLKLTELQQIPLRSFVATAFPKMSKASVQGKVEEVRDLFYTYSGALTYLFAGLSVFTFVFAEFFVLVISGRQYLETDPQTGFNVVNIVRVFSIYGLLLPIDRMTGIGLDSINKPKINAIKVFVMVLANIIGDCIAIFIFQSLLLVAVASILFTLIGIWMGMYFLDKELSLSYKEIFSSGIDFYKSLIHKVKRTNLKES; from the coding sequence ATGAAAACGCTCAAAAAGATAGTGCGAGAAGATAATTTTCTGTCCTTGACAGGGAATCTTGTCATTGCCGTTTTAGGCATTGCAGGTTTTGCATTATTAGCGAGAAGTTTGTCTCTGGATGTTTTTGGGCAATGGGTGTTATTTATTACCGGCGGGTCTTTTGTAGAAATGTTTCGCTTTGGCATTACCAATAATGGTTTAATACGTTTTTTATCGGGAGCAGACGCTTCGTCTAGAATGGAACTTATTGGTTCTAATGCCTTAATTGGTTTGGTGGCAACTCTTGCAATAGCATTGATTTTGATTGTGTGCTATGTACTGTTCAATGACGTAATTAGTGCTTCTGGATATCATCTATTTTTTAAATGGTATCCATTATTGGCTTTTCTAAATCTTCCTTGGAATAATGCGCTAGTTGTCTTGCAAGCAGACAGAGCATACGGAAAAATACTGCTGTTAAAATCGGTGAATAGCGGCCTTTTCTTCTTAGTGATTTTAACTAATTTTTTCCTAGAGCTGTTGACATTAGATGAATTAGTAATGGCAATGCTTATCATCAACGCCTTGACTTCCTTCATAAGCATAGTTTTGGGTTGGGACGGTACAAAAAACATTTTCAAAGCCAACAAAAAGACCAATAGCACATTATTAAATTTCGGAAAATATACTACGTTCACCTTAATTGGAACCAACTTGTTGAGAAGCGCCGATACCATAATTATCAGTTTAAGTCCATTAGGGAGTGCCGCTGTCGCTTTGTATAGTATTCCATTAAAATTGACAGAATTACAGCAAATTCCACTGCGAAGTTTTGTGGCTACTGCTTTTCCTAAAATGTCTAAGGCAAGCGTTCAGGGCAAGGTGGAAGAAGTAAGAGATTTGTTCTACACCTACTCTGGAGCTTTAACGTATCTTTTTGCTGGTTTAAGTGTATTCACATTCGTATTTGCTGAATTCTTTGTATTAGTAATAAGTGGAAGACAGTATTTAGAAACGGATCCTCAAACGGGATTTAATGTTGTCAATATTGTTCGAGTATTTTCCATTTATGGGTTGTTATTGCCTATCGATAGAATGACAGGTATTGGTTTGGATAGCATCAATAAACCAAAAATTAATGCCATAAAAGTATTCGTGATGGTTCTAGCGAATATAATAGGTGATTGTATCGCCATTTTTATATTCCAATCGTTGTTGCTAGTGGCAGTTGCATCTATACTTTTTACTTTAATTGGCATTTGGATGGGAATGTATTTTTTAGACAAAGAACTGTCTTTGAGTTATAAAGAAATTTTCTCAAGCGGAATCGATTTTTATAAAAGCCTTATTCATAAAGTAAAGAGAACAAATTTGAAGGAATCATAA
- a CDS encoding sugar transferase: MNSNLTILYIGSTADYFNQKEFENWTITVLENSVKATKYLQSTKKIDAIICDYNLPGNNGFFLYDWIRAQSEYDAIPFVLLVKDFNPDLYKTAFRKQMDDFYVISSTAASAILNRIEFLSQHRKPKHKKEIVFDFSEEMYKMPLSKRIFDIFVASSVLIVASPFLLLVIAAIRLESKGKVYYISKRVGRKTFDFYKLRSMRTGSDELLKKLAAEKNQYKKETTKASDSPLDIPCPKCSELPDGETCSPIMYLDSYAICDYWFNVQKNEAAKNNSTFVKIVDDPRVTKVGKFIRNTSIDELPQLINVLKGDMSIVGNRPLPVYEAEMLTGDELSKRFLAPPGITGLWQVELRGKGGKMSEEERMRLDNEYADQFKGDNYSFWYDMKLILRTIPALLQKGSV, encoded by the coding sequence ATGAACTCAAATCTAACAATTTTATATATCGGTAGCACTGCAGATTATTTTAATCAAAAAGAATTTGAAAATTGGACTATAACTGTTTTAGAAAATAGTGTCAAGGCTACAAAATACCTACAGTCTACAAAAAAAATAGATGCTATTATTTGTGATTATAATTTGCCAGGCAACAATGGTTTTTTTCTATATGATTGGATTAGGGCACAAAGTGAATACGACGCTATTCCCTTTGTATTGCTTGTTAAAGATTTTAATCCAGATCTCTATAAAACAGCATTTAGAAAGCAAATGGATGATTTTTATGTGATTTCAAGTACAGCAGCAAGTGCTATTCTTAATAGAATTGAGTTCTTATCCCAACATAGAAAACCAAAACACAAAAAAGAAATAGTATTCGATTTCAGTGAGGAAATGTATAAAATGCCGCTTTCAAAACGCATATTCGACATTTTTGTAGCTTCATCGGTCCTTATTGTAGCTTCTCCATTTTTACTACTTGTTATCGCAGCCATTCGACTTGAATCCAAAGGGAAAGTATATTACATTTCAAAACGTGTGGGCAGAAAAACTTTCGATTTTTATAAATTAAGATCGATGCGAACAGGATCTGACGAGTTACTAAAAAAACTAGCAGCCGAAAAAAATCAATATAAAAAAGAAACGACAAAGGCTTCGGACAGCCCGTTGGATATTCCTTGTCCAAAATGTAGTGAACTACCCGATGGAGAAACTTGTTCTCCTATTATGTATTTAGACTCCTATGCAATTTGTGATTATTGGTTCAATGTACAAAAAAATGAAGCCGCCAAAAATAATTCAACTTTTGTGAAAATTGTAGACGATCCAAGGGTTACAAAAGTGGGTAAGTTTATCAGAAATACCAGTATAGATGAACTACCACAGCTTATCAATGTGCTAAAAGGCGATATGTCTATTGTAGGCAACAGGCCGCTACCCGTTTATGAAGCAGAAATGCTAACTGGTGATGAATTATCCAAACGGTTTTTGGCACCACCAGGAATTACAGGTTTATGGCAAGTTGAATTAAGAGGAAAAGGCGGAAAAATGTCCGAAGAAGAACGAATGCGCCTCGATAATGAATATGCGGATCAATTTAAAGGAGATAACTATTCCTTTTGGTACGATATGAAACTCATTTTAAGAACGATTCCCGCATTACTTCAAAAAGGTTCTGTGTAA
- a CDS encoding Hpt domain-containing protein, protein MKLYNLQLVEKMCRGNQEQIAKMAEVFVEQIIDAINEIETAYTEKDFIKIVRLSHKIKPTLAYFGTDQLAEEFLLTEDLLSNEITAPEVDMKIASLKLIAQEVVDQMKNDFNITNT, encoded by the coding sequence ATGAAATTATACAATCTTCAATTGGTTGAAAAAATGTGTCGAGGCAATCAAGAACAGATTGCAAAGATGGCTGAAGTATTTGTAGAACAAATTATAGATGCTATAAACGAGATAGAAACAGCCTACACAGAAAAGGATTTTATAAAAATCGTTAGACTATCACATAAGATAAAACCAACGTTAGCTTATTTTGGAACAGATCAATTAGCTGAAGAATTCCTTCTTACCGAAGATTTATTGTCTAATGAAATTACTGCACCAGAAGTTGATATGAAAATTGCATCTCTAAAGTTGATTGCACAAGAAGTGGTAGATCAAATGAAAAATGATTTTAATATAACGAATACCTAA
- a CDS encoding TolC family protein: MKKQIKIISIISVFVLCFYNTQAQTAQNKDTLLTGNEFHFPPLKVVLDSVLKRNAMVKFRKNHVGVKESTLASERIFWTRNIGVQVDGRYGTLNNFSNNDDGVSNTAFSTLSTQYNYSVGMYLKFPVFDMLNRKNQLKLARLEIEEAKNMTKFQEDEIRQTVIRMYQDVILKQRLLQIRSKNFGNGKVNMEMVEKEFRNGVVPVAEYVRITSITSNLEADYESAKAEFIIAKQLLEDMSGLVFDLIN, translated from the coding sequence ATGAAAAAACAAATTAAAATAATATCCATTATTAGTGTTTTTGTTTTATGCTTCTATAACACACAAGCTCAAACCGCTCAAAATAAAGATACTTTACTAACTGGTAACGAGTTTCACTTTCCGCCTCTAAAAGTGGTTTTAGATTCTGTATTGAAAAGAAATGCAATGGTCAAGTTTAGAAAGAATCACGTTGGTGTAAAAGAATCTACTCTAGCATCAGAGCGTATTTTTTGGACAAGAAATATTGGTGTACAAGTAGATGGTAGATATGGTACTTTAAATAATTTTTCTAATAATGATGATGGGGTTTCAAATACAGCTTTTTCAACATTGTCCACGCAATACAACTATAGTGTGGGGATGTATCTAAAATTTCCGGTGTTTGATATGTTAAACAGAAAGAATCAACTCAAACTAGCGAGACTAGAAATTGAAGAAGCCAAAAATATGACCAAATTTCAAGAAGATGAAATACGGCAAACGGTAATTAGGATGTACCAAGACGTTATTTTAAAGCAACGATTACTGCAAATACGATCTAAAAACTTTGGTAACGGAAAAGTAAATATGGAAATGGTCGAAAAAGAATTTAGAAACGGTGTGGTACCCGTTGCAGAATATGTGCGAATAACTAGTATTACTTCTAATCTTGAGGCCGATTATGAATCCGCAAAGGCAGAATTTATAATTGCAAAACAATTGCTCGAAGACATGTCAGGACTTGTATTCGATTTAATAAATTAA
- a CDS encoding response regulator: MKKKILVVDDEISICLLLQNFLSQDYEVITIHDAVEALQWLDESLPDLIISDIQMTNMDGYEFLTKVRQRGFTKHTPFIMLSGKSESKERIKCYRLGAQDYLTKPFNPEELEELVKKNIYPIHFAIEW; this comes from the coding sequence ATGAAGAAAAAGATATTAGTAGTAGATGATGAAATAAGCATTTGCTTGTTATTGCAAAATTTTCTTTCTCAGGATTATGAAGTTATAACAATACACGACGCTGTGGAAGCCCTTCAATGGCTTGATGAGAGTCTGCCAGATTTAATAATAAGTGATATCCAAATGACAAATATGGATGGTTATGAGTTTTTGACTAAGGTCAGACAACGTGGATTTACCAAACATACGCCTTTTATTATGTTATCGGGTAAGTCAGAAAGTAAAGAGCGAATAAAGTGTTATAGACTGGGTGCTCAGGATTACCTGACCAAACCCTTCAATCCAGAAGAATTGGAAGAATTGGTCAAGAAAAATATCTACCCCATTCATTTTGCCATAGAATGGTGA